The genomic region catttatggAATTGCACCTCTGAACAGTACATGCTGAACAGACActgtacccccccccctcccccacccacCCTGATTTTTTGAATACGTCCGTCTCTCTTGAGTCCTGACAGTACCATTTGAAAAACGACTGAATTAATCTCAGTTAATGTACACAGCTAGGGTTGTTTTcttaaacattgttaaatttacttttgtaaGACTTTTCTATTGATTTTTCTTCATGAATGagtattaatgtttgtttatatagtatTAAATTATCTTTGCTATTTTTTCCCATTCCTTTTCAGCAGGCAAATATGAATGTAGTTACATAACATGACTGTGAACTCATttgttagaaataaatttcatgttgTTGGTTCCATTTACAGAATGTGTCGCAGCATTAGACTCATTGATGATTTAGCAAAAGGAGTCAAAAATACAGACCAATTAAAAGACCTGACACAAAGGGTTAAAGCAATTAACACAGAACTTATTACAATGAAAAAGAAAAGGCTTAGCAACAAGAAAGCTCTACAAGATTCAGATAAAAACCTTGTTCAGGATATTAAAACCATCAGAGAAAAGTTCTTAGCATCCCTTCAAGAGCTGGAAATTGACATTGGTGAAGAAATGGATACTCGAAAGGACATATTTGTAGGAAAGCTTCAAGAGGATGTTACACAATGTACAGAAATGCATGACAAGTTGATTAAAACACTGGGCTATTCTCAATCGGATGATGAAAGGATGTCTTACATTGGCTATAGAAGGTGTCAAGAACAGGTAAAAGATGCAGAAATAAGCCTGAATAAAATGTCAAAGATACCAGAGTATAAACTTTCATTCAAGATTGAGAAAGATTTAGACAATctttttgacagtttaaaaagTGTAGGCAAAGTAGTTTCTACTCCAAGCTTTGATGAATGTGATTCAAAACCAGAACAATTTGTCCATGACACGAAAACAGAAACAAGCAGTACCACTGCAAGAAAATGCTATGATCCAAACTATGCGTTCACAACCAAAGCGACACACATCCACAATTTGAGGATAAAAGATGAGAAACCATGCTCTATTAAAGGAATTTGTGAGCTACAGACAGGGGAAATAGTGCTGGCCGACTGTGccaataataaaatgaaagttttaagTAGGGAGTTTAAAATAGTCACTACTCTTAATCTTCCACAACACACTGAAAATATGTGCATTGTAGGTGGAAATGAAGTTGCACTGGCAGTAGATGATGCTAAAAAGAAACATGAAGttcattttataacaattgacAAATTTGAAGATATTGAAGCAAAATCTATCAGCAAGTTTGCAGTGGCACACAACTGCAATGCTGTAAGCTTTCACAATGATTACGTGTACGTTGGTTCAGAATCGTCTGTTTACATGTATAGCAAAGATGGGATAATAGTCAAACAGGTCTACCATAAATTGGGATGGTCTCAATGTACAGTGAACGGAATCCACACCAGCAACAATGGACAAAAAATTTACATCACAGACTCATCGAACAACAAGGTGATAACAGTTGATAATTCCggaaaaatattatcaacatgCGAGGATCCAGATCTACTGTTTCCTGTCAGTTTATGTGTAAGCGAGCATGGGCACCTATTTGTCTGTGCAATGGGGTCAAACTCAGTACTGCAAATTGACAAGGAAGGGAGAAGGAAGTTAAGAACATTAGTCAGTGGTGAAAAGGTCAGCAAGCCACTTGTAGTGTACTTTTCCACAAGGTCACAGCAGCTCATGGTAGCTGGTAACACAAATGATTTACTTGTAGCTGACCTGATATAACTTAAAGTTACTTGCAGGTGACCTGATTAACTTAAGGTTACTTGAAGCTGACCTGATATAACTTAAGGTTACTTAAAGCTGATCCGATAAAACTGTAAGCTAGTTGAAACTGacctaaaatatgtttacattaattgaAGCTTACCTTAGGTTACTTGAGGATGACCTGATATAACTTAAGGTTACTTGAGGATGACTTGATATAACTTTAGTTACTTGAGGATGACCTGACCTGATATAACTTTAAGTTACTTGAGGATCACCTGATCTTATAATTAACCTTAAGTTTGAAGATGCAACATTCTTCctaagtgttttgttttctttgtccTTTGTAAGCATTGAATGGTCATATGACTTAATTTGGTGAATAGCATACTTATAGCCACTGTCAAGAGCAGTGATGACAAAATTGTACTAACCATTGCTGTTAGTTAACAGTCTCAAACAAACCAAGACTGCATTTTCTTCCTTTGGATCCCATTTctaaacttttcaaaataaaggtttaaaaatatCTGGGGGGAATGTAAGGGGTTGTCTCTTagtgaaattttaaatatttctatcaacagtttttttcttttttttgcaattaatcaTGATTGTACAAAATCATTTGCCAACATTTGCTTATGTAAAGGTATTTGTATTCATGCATATTCGGGCCATCTTACGTACACCAAAATATCGTCAGAATATGAATTTCAGTTTAGGTTATATTTTacagttattacaacattatattgatCACTCTTGTTTGCACGATGCTATGCAAGAGTTTGGTCTTGTTTTGTGgaggaaaccggagtacctgtAAACCCACTtatccagcttggtgaccacaaaccaactCACATGCACCTAGACATTGGAATCAAACCTGGGTCGCCTAGTTGAGAAGTGAGTGTGCAAAcaactgcgcttaccggacaaccaatttcagtttaaaaaatatttagtgaGTGTCACAAATCAAACTGTAAGTTCTGATTACAAGATATATAACTTTTGCCTAAACTGACCTACAAAGCACTTaggttttgatataaatattataactaatcaaaaatattaatttgaaaacggCAATCATAAAATGAGTGCATCGATAAGATGGCCCTATTTTGTACATATAAATTAACATACAtgataatattcaaatatattgatgataattgttttgttttagtgtatgattgtaatatatttcacctagtGAGCACGAAAAGCTATAATTCACGAGTGAAATATACTATTTTTGTGTTGTCGAGGTGAGATATATagtgatcttacactgaaacaagccattttttgttttattatacgcCTTAAAGGAATTTAAAAGGACAGTTTATTGTAGTCTTTCAGAAAATCGTGTCAAATTGTATGCAAACACGTCATTTTAGAAATTACATCGTTAAAATTGCGTCACAGCCCTCTGCGTATTGACTTTGATTTAAAAGTGAGAGCAGGcgaaaatttcaaaacagagaaaaatatcaagtatatattatttataattcacTGATAAACCTCTttaaaccaccagaaagcatataataaaattgtcCATTTAACTATTCATAAGAGAGTATGTTTTTGCAAATGGTATCCTGAACTGTGTGTCTTGTAtgctttatataaatgtataaaagttgttttttattcaaataaatatacatatagttTGAATGTTTGCAAGAATGTGATAATTCAGAGTTACAgataacattattattcattacgcattcctttttaattaattgcGTATTCTGCCTTTTCTAATGCGTTTTGTTActcatcaatttttaaaacaattgcatgaTTTTAATTGCATATTGACGCAAATACGCACCTAGCTTATTTGTAACTCTGATAATTACTATATTTTTCTACTATGCATGCctattttgattaataaatcatatttgatatatattctatGTATTCATCCCAAATAAACATCTATAATGAGGAGTCCTTTCAGTAAAATtaattgtctatcatgaaatagCCAGAGGTTTGTTTGCCAGAGTATGAAAGATTTACGCACCCAAAGCAGGGTAAAGAGGCTTAGACCTTAGGCTTAGaggctttaaaattatttccacAGACATTCACATTCATTTCAAGGTATTTCCTACTGTTTTTGCTGCAAATGTCTGAGCATAAACAATCTTTAGAACTGTACATTATTCTAGTCTGCAGTTAAAAGCTCTCAATCCAAATTTCAGGATTTTATCGGAAAATCTGTGATcttgtttttgtcagcagtcttatatgattggtttaaatgcattttcacatagatttgcttattccaagacaaaaaagtaaaaaagttgtcaaaacattaaatctgtgagagtgcagctttaagtgtacAAGAAAGAACACAAACTGTTTCAAATGACGAATGAAGTAActttaactacatgtacatgcatttccTTTACCACTTCAGATACACTTAGCTTAACAATCAAGATGAATTACCGGAAGTGTATAATATACAGGATACCAGTACATGTTTTATAGAGGAAAAGAATATTCTTCAAACAAGAGAAACAAAACCATTAAACATGTCTGTTTTCTTCAGT from Mya arenaria isolate MELC-2E11 chromosome 3, ASM2691426v1 harbors:
- the LOC128228001 gene encoding E3 ubiquitin-protein ligase Midline-1-like gives rise to the protein MATPGDEHVLSSDQVYDFACSSCEEDNVNTEAQFSCKECENYLCNKCIKLHNKLFKKHEVLGRSDVTKWVRKKCETSLEKCEKHPEESVKMVCEDHDELCCSLCVSLSHRMCRSIRLIDDLAKGVKNTDQLKDLTQRVKAINTELITMKKKRLSNKKALQDSDKNLVQDIKTIREKFLASLQELEIDIGEEMDTRKDIFVGKLQEDVTQCTEMHDKLIKTLGYSQSDDERMSYIGYRRCQEQVKDAEISLNKMSKIPEYKLSFKIEKDLDNLFDSLKSVGKVVSTPSFDECDSKPEQFVHDTKTETSSTTARKCYDPNYAFTTKATHIHNLRIKDEKPCSIKGICELQTGEIVLADCANNKMKVLSREFKIVTTLNLPQHTENMCIVGGNEVALAVDDAKKKHEVHFITIDKFEDIEAKSISKFAVAHNCNAVSFHNDYVYVGSESSVYMYSKDGIIVKQVYHKLGWSQCTVNGIHTSNNGQKIYITDSSNNKVITVDNSGKILSTCEDPDLLFPVSLCVSEHGHLFVCAMGSNSVLQIDKEGRRKLRTLVSGEKVSKPLVVYFSTRSQQLMVAGNTNDLLVADLI